A single region of the Duganella sp. BuS-21 genome encodes:
- the pbpG gene encoding D-alanyl-D-alanine endopeptidase, with translation MIKLALSALISLMFASAAIAAPAVDASGAAPKKQVVKKKRQPVRVAAVEASSRVVKRVIKVNGRRSVVYQRVLAAAPAVPTMGDLAGLNQTNDPLALASNVALVLDQANSEVLFEKNSNIALPIASITKMMTGLVVVEAKQDMDEILTVSDEDVDREKFSSSRLRVGTQMSRASMLHIALMSSENRAASALGRNYPGGKPAFVEAMNAKARELGMTDTHYVDSSGLSKMNVASARDLAKLAMAAYQQPMLRQFSTDPKATVELSNGRPMQFGTTNHLVASPDWAIGLQKTGFINEAGRCLLMQAVIEGRSVIMVFLDSKGKQSRTADAGRMRKWLQALRPANLVGGGSTATSYSTGM, from the coding sequence ATGATTAAACTCGCATTAAGCGCGCTCATCTCGCTGATGTTTGCTTCCGCAGCCATCGCCGCACCGGCCGTGGACGCAAGCGGCGCCGCGCCCAAAAAACAAGTCGTGAAAAAGAAACGCCAACCGGTGCGTGTTGCCGCCGTCGAGGCATCCAGCCGCGTGGTCAAGCGTGTCATCAAGGTCAACGGCAGGCGCTCGGTGGTGTATCAGCGCGTGCTGGCCGCCGCCCCGGCAGTGCCGACCATGGGCGACCTGGCCGGATTGAACCAAACCAACGATCCACTGGCCTTGGCCTCGAATGTGGCGCTGGTGCTGGACCAGGCCAATTCGGAAGTGCTGTTTGAAAAGAATTCCAACATCGCCTTGCCGATCGCCTCGATCACCAAGATGATGACCGGGCTGGTGGTGGTTGAAGCCAAGCAGGACATGGACGAAATCCTCACCGTCAGCGACGAGGACGTGGACCGCGAAAAATTCAGCAGCTCGCGTCTGCGCGTCGGCACCCAGATGAGCCGCGCCAGCATGCTGCACATCGCCTTGATGAGTTCGGAAAACCGCGCCGCCTCGGCGCTGGGCCGCAACTATCCGGGCGGCAAGCCGGCCTTCGTCGAAGCGATGAACGCCAAGGCGCGTGAACTGGGCATGACGGATACGCACTACGTCGATTCCAGCGGCCTGTCGAAAATGAACGTGGCCAGCGCCCGCGATCTGGCCAAGCTGGCCATGGCGGCCTACCAGCAACCGATGCTGCGCCAGTTCTCCACTGATCCGAAAGCCACGGTGGAACTGAGCAACGGCCGTCCTATGCAGTTCGGCACCACCAATCATCTGGTGGCGAGCCCGGACTGGGCCATCGGCCTGCAGAAAACCGGTTTCATCAACGAAGCGGGGCGTTGCCTGCTGATGCAGGCCGTGATTGAAGGCCGCTCGGTGATCATGGTGTTTCTCGATTCCAAGGGCAAGCAGTCGCGGACGGCCGACGCCGGCCGCATGCGCAAGTGGCTGCAGGCG